In Streptomyces sp. NBC_01717, one DNA window encodes the following:
- a CDS encoding helix-turn-helix transcriptional regulator yields the protein MGVRTVVAVAEGPVTRLGQVVLAGEVVDDEPIMPSTLRVMDQYVLSVVLEGEGTYRDAEGREERLLPGAHTIVPPGVPHWYGTDPGRRWTELFVVFTGPLFDSVAELSGLTVAGPRYPRPVPSIEALRSVLRTPPRSQRAAEHQLFALVDWLHDAADSGGAPDGSAPDLSPEVAQGVSRLSDDLTGSVDLETVAAESGLTYDTFRRRFTTEVGQTPSAFRSVRRLQAAATLLRLTDMTHREIARTLGFADEFHFSRRFRAHFGMPPRAYRAS from the coding sequence ATGGGTGTGCGTACGGTCGTCGCGGTCGCGGAGGGGCCCGTGACACGGCTCGGTCAGGTGGTACTCGCGGGCGAGGTGGTCGACGACGAACCGATCATGCCCTCGACCCTGCGAGTCATGGACCAGTACGTTCTCTCAGTCGTCCTTGAGGGCGAGGGTACCTATCGAGACGCCGAAGGGCGCGAGGAGCGGCTCCTGCCCGGCGCGCACACGATCGTGCCGCCCGGCGTCCCGCACTGGTACGGAACCGACCCGGGGCGGCGCTGGACGGAGCTCTTCGTCGTCTTCACGGGTCCGCTGTTCGACTCCGTGGCCGAGCTGAGCGGTCTCACGGTCGCCGGGCCCCGCTACCCGCGCCCCGTGCCCTCGATCGAGGCGCTACGCAGTGTGCTGCGGACGCCGCCGCGCTCGCAGCGTGCCGCGGAGCACCAACTGTTCGCGCTGGTTGACTGGTTGCACGACGCCGCGGACTCGGGCGGAGCGCCCGACGGTTCCGCACCCGACCTCAGTCCAGAGGTCGCCCAGGGCGTGAGCCGGCTGTCCGACGACCTCACGGGCAGCGTGGATCTGGAGACCGTCGCGGCGGAGTCGGGCCTGACGTACGACACGTTCCGCCGCCGATTCACCACGGAGGTCGGTCAGACACCGTCCGCCTTCCGCAGCGTGCGGCGTCTGCAGGCAGCGGCGACGCTGCTGCGACTCACCGACATGACCCATCGTGAGATCGCCAGGACACTGGGCTTCGCCGACGAGTTTCACTTCTCCCGACGGTTCCGCGCGCACTTCGGCATGCCGCCGCGCGCGTACCGGGCGTCGTGA